TTCCAATGGCTTCAGTAATGCATGCCATGGTATTTGCTGTAAAAAGACCTGCACAGGAACCTGGTCCAGGACATGCGCATTGTTCGAGTTCAAGTAAATCTTCTTCACTCATTTTACCTGCTGAAACAGCTCCAACCGCTTCATAAACATTTATTAAATCAACAGATTTACCTTTAAACTCTCCGGGAAGCATGGGGCCACCCGTAACAACTATGGAAGGTATGTCTAACCTGGCAGCGGCCATAAGCATGCCTGGGACTATTTTGTCACAAGTAGGAATCAACACCAACCCATCAAACTGGTGAGCCATGGCTACACTTTCGACTGTATCGGCAACAATTTCCCTCGAAGCTAAAGAATAACGCATACCTTCATGATTCATTGCAATTCCATCACAAATAGCCATAGTATTAAATTCAAATGCCACTCCTCCGGCATTATTTATTCCTGTTTTAACGGCTTTTGCCACTGTATTAAGATGTATATGGCCAGGAACTATGTCTGTGAAACTGTTTGCAACGCCTATAAACGGACGATCCATTTCTTCGTCTGTTACTCCACATGCTCTCAAAAGGGATCTGTGAGGTGCTCTTTGAAAACCCTTTTTAATAGTATCACTTCTCATTTCATCACCATGAATAAACTATTTAAAATAAATTTAGAAATTTTTATATTAAATATATTTCAATGTTATTATTTTACTATTATTTACTCAAATATTATATTTATATAGAATTAACAGAGCATTTATAATTATCATTTCCAATTTTAATAATTTATAATTAGAAACTATATGGAAGTAAATTAATCAAAAATAAGATTTGAAAGTGGAATTATTCAATTCATTGACCTTTATAAAGGTTGCATTGATAATTTGGATTATTATTGTTTTAAATGAAGTATCTTATTATTTATTTAATTAGAATAATATTCAATATGTCGAAATATTATGAATACAATTAATTCAATAAGATATTGTTTAATATTAATTCAAATAAATTAATGTTATATTTTTGTCAAGAAATAAATCTAATAGAAATAACATCCAGATAATAACAAATTTTATCGAGAGATAAGGTGGTATAATGAGAATACTTTTAATTCACTCTGATTATTTGAAATATAAAACAAAGTCTAAAACCAGGATAGCAGAAGAAATAAAAGATAACAAAAAAGAAGGAGTTTATGAAAATGCCTTAGTTGTCTTCACAGCAGTAGAAAAGGAAGACGAAGTAGATATGGAAACAGTGGTAGAAAATGCCATTAATGAAATAAATGATGTATTTGGAAAGGTAGGCGCGAAAACTGTGGCCATATATCCATATGCACATTTAAGTTCATCTTTAAGTACTCCAGATGCAGCAAAAAAAATACTTACTAATATGGAAATTGGGCTGGAAAAATTGGGCTTGAATGTCAAGAGGGTTCCATTTGGATGGTACAAATCATTTGAAATATCTTGCAAGGGTCATCCTCTTTCAGAACTTTCAAGAACCATAACTGCTGAAAAAGTAGATAAGGAAGTATCTGATGATGATAAAAAATCTGAATCTGAAAAATCTGTATTCTACATTCTTACGGAAGGTGAAATCATTGATGTTGATGAATTCAACTATGAAGAAAATGATCTTAAAAAACTCGTTGATTACGAACTTGGAAGATTGGAATCATCAGGTGAAGAACCTCCACATGTAAAACTAATGAGGGAAAAGAAATTAGCGGACTATGAGCCTTCTGCTGATATTGGTCATCTGAGATGGTATCCTAAGGGCAGACTTATAAGGGATCTTCTATCTGATTATGTTTATAATTTAGTTACTGAAAGGGGAGCAATGCCTGTTGAAACTCCCATAATGTACGATCTATCAGATGATGCAATAAGGGTACATGCTGAAAAGTTTGGGGAGCGCCAATACCGTATGGGTACCAAAAATAAACAACTTATGCTCAGATATGCATGTTGTTTTGGGGCTTTCAGAATACTTTCAGATTCGTTCTTAACGTGGAAAAACCTACCAATTGGCATTTACGAACTTTCAACCTACAGTTTCCGTTTAGAGAAAAAGGGAGAAGTTGTTGGTCTTAAAAGACTTCGAGGATTTACAATGCCCGACCTACATACAGTTTGCGCAGATATAAACCAGTCAATGAAAGAATTTGATGGCCAGATAGCAATGTGCAAACAGACCGGGATTGATCTTGGTGTGAATTACGAGGTTATTATGCGGGCAACAAAGAGCTTTTTAGAAGAAAATAAGGATTGGGTTTATTCTGCTTCAGATAAAATTGGTAAACCTGTGTTACTCGAAATTTTACCAGAGAGAAAACATTATTGGACTGCTAAAATGGACTTTGCAGCTATTGATTATCTTGGAAGGCCTATTGAAAATCCTACAATTCAGATCGACGTGGAAAGTGGGGAAAGATTCGGAATTACTTATATCAATCAAGATGAAGAAGAAATAAATCCAATTATAATCCACTGCAGTCCTACAGGAAGTATTGAAAGGGTTATATGCAGTTTACTAGAGAAAAGTGCAGTTGATAAAAAGGAAAGACCTCCAATGTTACCAATATGGCTTACACCTACGCAAGTAAGAATAATTCCCATAGCTGAAAGGCATATTGAGAGATCTGAAGAACTAGCTAAACAGATAAGAGACCAAAACATAAGGGTTGATATTGACGACAGACACGAAACTGTTGGTAAAAAAATTAGAAATGCAGGAGGAGAATGGGCTCCATATGTAATTGTCATAGGCGACAGAGAACTTGAAGGAGGCGCACTGACAGTTAATATCCGTGAAACTAATAAAAAGATCTTAATGGAAATTGATGATCTTGTTAATAAAATTCATGAA
This sequence is a window from Methanobacterium sp. SMA-27. Protein-coding genes within it:
- a CDS encoding threonine--tRNA ligase codes for the protein MRILLIHSDYLKYKTKSKTRIAEEIKDNKKEGVYENALVVFTAVEKEDEVDMETVVENAINEINDVFGKVGAKTVAIYPYAHLSSSLSTPDAAKKILTNMEIGLEKLGLNVKRVPFGWYKSFEISCKGHPLSELSRTITAEKVDKEVSDDDKKSESEKSVFYILTEGEIIDVDEFNYEENDLKKLVDYELGRLESSGEEPPHVKLMREKKLADYEPSADIGHLRWYPKGRLIRDLLSDYVYNLVTERGAMPVETPIMYDLSDDAIRVHAEKFGERQYRMGTKNKQLMLRYACCFGAFRILSDSFLTWKNLPIGIYELSTYSFRLEKKGEVVGLKRLRGFTMPDLHTVCADINQSMKEFDGQIAMCKQTGIDLGVNYEVIMRATKSFLEENKDWVYSASDKIGKPVLLEILPERKHYWTAKMDFAAIDYLGRPIENPTIQIDVESGERFGITYINQDEEEINPIIIHCSPTGSIERVICSLLEKSAVDKKERPPMLPIWLTPTQVRIIPIAERHIERSEELAKQIRDQNIRVDIDDRHETVGKKIRNAGGEWAPYVIVIGDRELEGGALTVNIRETNKKILMEIDDLVNKIHEETVGMPFRKLPLPIKLANRVSF